Proteins from a genomic interval of Longimicrobium sp.:
- a CDS encoding ammonia-forming cytochrome c nitrite reductase subunit c552, protein MATSPDPVPVPVHEPRRRRSRWWLLAIVGGAAVATLGVAALLTNIFERKAEARNPFYRVVELNDTITDPAVWGRNFPLHYDAYRRTVDQSRTRYGGSEALPRDPTAGDPRSTVAQSRLEEDPRLREFWAGYAFSHDFREERGHAYMLSDQEFTGRQQAARQPGTCLHCHGSVYVPYLRAGNGDLIAGFERMNQMPYAEARQRVRHPVSCIDCHDPETMQLRITRPGFIEGMRALRASQGAHDYDVNRDATRQEMRTYVCGQCHVEYYFKGPEKRLTYPWANGLRSDQILAYYDSTGHKDWTHQVSGAPVLKAQHPEFEMFSQGIHARAGVACADCHMPYERVGAMKISDHHVRSPLLNIARSCQTCHRTSEDELRERVHIIQDRTYQMRNIALDAVLDLTRAIAAAARPGTPAARLDSARVYQRRAQFLIDFVEAENSMGFHADQEAARTLALALNHVRIGQAMLRGERPTTTNRPLAAPQLVTPRPQPSGGGRGGETSGAGSRR, encoded by the coding sequence ATGGCGACCTCTCCCGATCCCGTACCCGTACCCGTTCACGAGCCCCGGCGCAGGCGCAGCCGGTGGTGGCTGCTGGCCATCGTGGGCGGCGCGGCCGTGGCCACGCTGGGGGTGGCGGCGCTGCTCACCAACATCTTCGAGCGCAAGGCCGAGGCGCGGAACCCGTTCTACCGCGTGGTGGAGCTGAACGACACCATTACCGACCCGGCCGTGTGGGGGCGGAACTTTCCCCTTCACTACGACGCCTACCGCCGCACGGTAGACCAGAGCCGCACCCGCTACGGCGGCAGCGAGGCCCTGCCCCGCGACCCCACCGCCGGCGATCCCCGGTCGACGGTGGCCCAGAGCCGGCTGGAGGAGGACCCGCGCCTGCGCGAGTTCTGGGCGGGGTACGCGTTCTCGCACGACTTCCGCGAGGAGCGCGGCCACGCGTACATGCTCTCGGACCAGGAGTTCACCGGGCGCCAGCAGGCCGCCCGGCAGCCCGGCACCTGCCTTCACTGCCACGGGTCCGTCTACGTTCCGTACCTGCGCGCCGGGAACGGCGACCTGATCGCCGGGTTCGAGCGGATGAACCAGATGCCGTACGCCGAGGCGCGGCAGCGCGTGCGGCATCCCGTGTCGTGCATCGACTGCCACGACCCGGAGACCATGCAGCTGCGGATCACCCGGCCGGGCTTCATCGAGGGGATGCGCGCGCTCCGGGCCAGCCAGGGCGCCCACGACTACGACGTGAACCGCGACGCCACCCGCCAGGAGATGCGGACGTACGTGTGCGGCCAGTGCCACGTGGAATACTACTTCAAGGGCCCGGAAAAGCGGCTGACCTATCCGTGGGCCAACGGCCTGCGGTCCGACCAGATCCTGGCCTACTACGACAGCACGGGGCACAAGGACTGGACGCACCAGGTGAGCGGCGCTCCCGTGCTCAAGGCGCAGCACCCCGAGTTCGAGATGTTCAGCCAGGGCATCCACGCGCGCGCCGGCGTGGCCTGCGCCGACTGCCACATGCCGTACGAGCGGGTGGGGGCCATGAAGATCAGCGACCACCACGTGCGCAGCCCGCTGCTGAACATCGCGCGCTCCTGCCAGACCTGCCACCGCACCAGCGAAGACGAGCTGCGGGAGCGGGTGCACATCATCCAGGACCGCACCTACCAGATGCGCAACATCGCCCTGGACGCGGTGCTGGACCTTACGCGCGCCATCGCCGCCGCGGCGCGCCCCGGCACCCCCGCGGCGCGGCTGGACTCGGCCCGGGTATACCAGCGCCGCGCACAGTTCCTGATCGACTTCGTGGAGGCCGAGAACTCCATGGGCTTTCACGCCGACCAGGAAGCCGCGCGAACGCTGGCGCTTGCGCTGAACCACGTGCGCATCGGCCAGGCGATGCTGCGGGGCGAGCGGCCCACCACCACGAACCGCCCGCTCGCCGCACCGCAGCTGGTTACGCCGCGCCCGCAGCCGTCGGGCGGCGGCCGGGGCGGGGAGACCTCGGGGGCGGGCAGCCGGCGCTGA